The Panicum hallii strain FIL2 chromosome 5, PHallii_v3.1, whole genome shotgun sequence genome contains the following window.
atccaacgggcgggaggggcctgttcgcgaataagaaaaaaaatttattcgcgaagagggacctcccgcccaaccaacgggcgggaggtcccttttcgcgaataagaaacttttcttattcgcgaacaggcccctcccgcggcggcaaaggcatcccgcccgcccaacgggcgggatgtgcccttttcttattttttattcgaatttatattttataaactatttaaaattcatattttttcaaatacaaaatTTTTATTCACCATACTctcgtgtaaatcaaagttgtGTAAATTATACGAAATTAATcatgtaaattaaagttgattgAAATGataattataaaggacttacagctcgaactggcggcagtaccgctggacgctgcatGCGATGCTGCAGAGGTCGATGGGCCAGCTGAGTATatgtgggcggacgcatgagatgaactggaggccccctCGTCATCTCTGCTGCAACACgccagtgcacgtaacgctcgcgtcaagttaccatgaatccgacgaaagctctctttgtactgtgcctccggtacacgtactccacggtcaaacaacgtgatctgagatgcagcttcgacctccgtgcagtggatcagatcgatctgcatgagtaatgagaagcagagtaatattgttattgatttttttaaaaaaatttatatgtatacaaaagagtatggcaaataattcttgtatttgaaaaaaatatgaattttaaatagtttataaaatataaattcgaccaaaaataagaaaaagagcacatcccgcccgttgggcgggcgggatgcctttgccgccgcgggaggggcctgttcgcgaataagaaaagtttcttattcgcgaaaagggacctcccgcccgttggttgggcgggaggtccttcttcgcgaataaatttttttcttatttgcgaacaggcccctcccgcccgttggatgggcgggaacCTCCGGCCctacgcctcccgcccgttggatgggcgggaagtaccatttttagaaattttccaaatcggcacccctttttcgaatttaaaatttttttaaccctttttaaaaaaaattcgccACTGGTCAGCTGACCAGCCAACGCCGGACAAGCCAGGCCCATCAGGTTCTAGCCAGGGCCCATCAGTAATTTATTGTAACGTGGGCCGACGGCCTAACTCCGACCAAAAACCACAAACAATTTCGTGTACGCGCCCACGAGCCAGACGTGCTTCTCGTAGTGGCAGGCTGGCAGCCCGAAACGACGACGACGTCGAAGGAAAGGCAGAAGATAGCTAGGGGCGATGAGGAGCCGGATAAAAGCATTCATTCGAAGCCGATGTAGGAATAAGAAACGATGAGGTTTGCCTTTCTCTTATACAAAGTTGTAGGCCAATAGACCATCATTCGAAGATCCAATAGTTAGAAATCTGATAGATTTAATTCACAAATATGTTGGTAGATATCTAGACAAACACACAGAGTTTCTATACGATGGCATGAATAGATTGGATATTCACAATTTTTTTATCAGTATTTAATATTTATGTGTGTATAGTACAACCGAAACGTCTTACAAAGCCACGAAAAAAATTGTTCTCCTAATGAAAATTGAAAGATAACCGGTTATTCACCTAGCAAAATGCCAGAAACTGCAAACTTAACTAGCATGTTGATGCATGCTACTACAAAAGATACAAGCCCATCCATGCCCAGCTAGCTAACGAAGCTGAAGCCAAGAAGGAGCCGCAGCTCAGTTGAAGTCCTTGGTTATGGCCGGGATGCAGCTGGAGCTCCTGGCGAGGGCGCCGCCAGGGCCGTGGTCCCTGGGGCTGTTGGACCTGGACCTCTTCCTCAGGATCTCCCGCATGGCCTCCGTCTGCATGAGCACGGGGTTGGCGCGGCCGACGCGGTTGAAGCGACCGCAcacggccatgtgcgccgccagCGCCTCCTCCGTGCGTCCCCCGTGTCGGCTGTCGGCCTCGCCGTTGACGGCCTCCGCGCACAGCCCGCACACCCAGCGCCCGCAGTAGCGCTCCCGGACGCGGCGCACGTACTCGGGCGTGCACTCCTCCTGCATGCCGCAGCACTCGCACCGCGCGTCCTCCACCTGCTGCTCCGTGATCGCCGGCAGCagctgctgcggctgcggcttggcGTCGGCGGCCTTCCTGTCCCTGGCGAGCTCCAGGGCCAGGTCGGACATGGCGCGCTGCAGCCCCTCCATCGAGATCCTCCTCGGCTTCgcctgccgccgcgccgccttcggggccggcgccggtgcggccgcgaccgctgcgtCCCCGTTAGGCGCCATTACTATCTCCGTCGATCTGGGTCACGCACCGAATCAAAGATTACTCGCGTATTAATGCGGAGAAAGATGTAGCTAGCGATCTCTTGTTCTTGTATCAATCAATacggcagagagagagagagagagctggCTAATGATGATGAGGTGATGGCTGAACAGCCAGTACGATTTGCTAGCAGTTTAGTATGATGGCACGAGCACGATGCTTTGCTCGAATGCAATGTGGATTATGGCGGTGTACAGAAGCGACCTTTATATACAGCCGAAGCTACCAGTGCACCGAAAAAGTGCAAGATTAGTGGAGGAGATGCGTCGTTAGCTCGTGACACGATCGAGCTGGAGATAAGAaggaagaggagggagagggcccGGGGACGCCTGAAAGCCCTGGATCGCTCGGGATCTGCGGCTGGGATCGAATCTGCTGGCGGGCTGGTACGCATCTCATGTCCATCTCGGTGGGCTCGTGAGCGAGATGGTAATGTTTTGCTCGATTTTTCCTGTCCATGCATGTGTCGCAGTAATATTACGACCCTGTTGATTAAGTTATGGGGAAAAACATTTCATTAATTCTACTGGAAAAGGAGAAGGTGCTGTATGCTGCGTGGAAATAAATAATGGGGGCGCTTTGGTTGCTTCTCGCCCTCT
Protein-coding sequences here:
- the LOC112894444 gene encoding uncharacterized protein LOC112894444 produces the protein MAPNGDAAVAAAPAPAPKAARRQAKPRRISMEGLQRAMSDLALELARDRKAADAKPQPQQLLPAITEQQVEDARCECCGMQEECTPEYVRRVRERYCGRWVCGLCAEAVNGEADSRHGGRTEEALAAHMAVCGRFNRVGRANPVLMQTEAMREILRKRSRSNSPRDHGPGGALARSSSCIPAITKDFN